A part of Thioalkalivibrio sp. ALJ12 genomic DNA contains:
- a CDS encoding lipocalin-like domain-containing protein: MVLVGLVVLLAACGGSEPPDAREAEVSGLRVGEALGGEETEGFRRADAPRVFEFPRDHGPHPGFRNEWWYVTGNLDGPEGERLGFHITFFRVGLAPELAGDARWHDSAWASPDIWMAHTAVVDREAGYHASEERFVRDGAGLAGASDPVGRVWAEDWQLADLDRNRWTLDFSVDDYRLALELEPLRGPVLQGEAGLSQKGPEPGNASYYYSMPRIAVSGEVERAEHGPLTVTGQAWMDREWSTSALSEDQVGWDWFALQFDDGLDVMYYQLRKEDGEPHPLSKGRWMPADADDRLLEPDQVELEPRRWATQPSGNRYPVEWAMRIAPPDGSGPREFTVRAIRDEQEMDTVIRYWEGAVDILDSEGQPVGRGFVELTGYDDE, encoded by the coding sequence TTGGTGCTGGTTGGGCTCGTGGTATTGCTGGCGGCCTGTGGCGGGTCGGAGCCGCCGGATGCGCGCGAGGCCGAGGTGTCGGGGCTGCGGGTGGGCGAGGCCCTGGGCGGGGAGGAGACGGAGGGGTTCCGGCGTGCGGATGCGCCGCGGGTGTTCGAGTTTCCGCGTGATCACGGGCCGCACCCGGGGTTTCGTAACGAGTGGTGGTATGTGACCGGCAATCTCGACGGGCCGGAGGGCGAGCGGCTGGGCTTTCACATCACCTTCTTCCGCGTCGGGCTGGCGCCGGAGCTGGCGGGGGACGCCCGCTGGCACGATTCGGCCTGGGCCAGCCCGGATATCTGGATGGCGCATACGGCGGTGGTCGACCGCGAGGCCGGGTACCACGCCTCCGAGGAGCGCTTCGTGCGCGACGGGGCGGGGCTGGCGGGTGCGTCCGATCCGGTCGGTCGGGTGTGGGCCGAGGACTGGCAGCTCGCGGATCTGGACCGGAATCGCTGGACGCTGGACTTCAGCGTGGACGACTACCGGCTGGCGCTGGAACTGGAGCCCCTGCGCGGCCCGGTGCTCCAGGGCGAGGCGGGGCTCAGCCAGAAGGGCCCGGAGCCGGGCAATGCCTCCTATTACTACTCCATGCCCCGCATCGCGGTGAGCGGGGAGGTGGAGCGCGCGGAGCATGGGCCGCTGACAGTGACCGGTCAGGCCTGGATGGACCGCGAGTGGAGCACCAGTGCGCTGTCCGAGGATCAGGTGGGCTGGGACTGGTTCGCGCTGCAGTTCGACGACGGGCTGGACGTGATGTACTACCAGCTGCGCAAGGAGGACGGGGAGCCGCACCCGCTGTCCAAGGGCCGCTGGATGCCGGCAGATGCCGACGACCGATTGCTGGAACCCGACCAGGTCGAACTGGAGCCCCGGCGCTGGGCCACGCAGCCCTCCGGCAACCGCTACCCGGTGGAATGGGCGATGCGCATCGCGCCGCCGGACGGCTCGGGCCCACGCGAATTCACCGTGCGCGCCATCCGCGATGAACAGGAGATGGATACCGTAATCCGCTATTGGGAAGGCGCGGTGGACATCCTGGATAGCGAGGGCCAACCCGTTGGGCGCGGCTTCGTGGAACTGACCGGCTACGACGACGAGTAG
- a CDS encoding transposase, protein MTDYRRVYVPGGTYFFTVNAAWRRNTTLLTDHIDALRDAFREVRRRHPFVIDAMVVLPEHLHCIWRLPEGDTDFSRRWRLIKARFSRSIAPIETRTYSRARRGERGIWQRRFWERCIRDERDWARHVDYIHYNPVRHGWVRAVADWPYSSFHRFVRAGVYPADWGGVPEMENWPLGERDWRFRD, encoded by the coding sequence ATGACGGACTATCGCCGCGTATACGTGCCCGGCGGCACGTATTTTTTTACCGTGAACGCCGCCTGGCGTCGCAACACCACCCTGCTGACCGATCATATTGATGCCCTGAGGGACGCATTTCGCGAGGTACGGCGACGGCACCCGTTCGTCATAGACGCAATGGTGGTGCTGCCCGAGCACCTGCACTGCATCTGGCGGTTGCCGGAGGGCGATACCGATTTCAGTCGGAGATGGCGACTGATCAAGGCACGCTTTTCGCGTTCGATTGCGCCGATCGAAACCCGAACATACAGCCGGGCTCGGCGAGGCGAGCGCGGCATCTGGCAGCGCCGGTTCTGGGAACGTTGCATACGTGACGAGCGGGATTGGGCGCGGCATGTCGATTACATCCATTACAACCCGGTCAGGCACGGCTGGGTTCGGGCCGTGGCGGATTGGCCATATTCCAGCTTCCACCGGTTCGTGCGGGCCGGGGTGTATCCGGCGGACTGGGGCGGGGTGCCCGAGATGGAGAATTGGCCTTTGGGGGAGAGGGATTGGAGATTCAGGGATTGA
- a CDS encoding phosphatidylglycerophosphatase A yields MARKKTGAGAAPAQSAKPKMPSAKTVFTDPIHLLAFGFGSGLSRWAPGTTGSLGALVLYFAIMNFPEWAYLAVTVLVVMAGFHICGESARRLGVHDHPGIVWDEWAGMLITLAFAPAGLVWIVIGFLLFRLFDILKPWPANYFDAKWKDGHGIMMDDVVAGLYAGFALVILAALFQQFFVQ; encoded by the coding sequence ATGGCCAGGAAGAAGACCGGCGCCGGTGCGGCGCCCGCCCAAAGCGCAAAGCCGAAGATGCCGTCGGCGAAGACGGTGTTCACTGATCCGATCCACCTGCTGGCCTTCGGGTTCGGGAGTGGGCTGTCGCGCTGGGCACCGGGGACCACCGGATCGCTCGGGGCGCTGGTGCTCTACTTCGCGATCATGAACTTCCCGGAGTGGGCTTATCTGGCCGTCACCGTGCTCGTGGTGATGGCCGGGTTCCACATCTGCGGGGAGAGCGCACGCCGTCTGGGCGTGCACGACCATCCCGGGATCGTCTGGGACGAATGGGCGGGCATGCTGATTACCCTGGCGTTCGCACCTGCGGGGCTCGTCTGGATCGTGATCGGCTTCCTGCTGTTCCGGCTGTTCGACATCCTCAAGCCGTGGCCGGCCAACTACTTTGACGCCAAGTGGAAGGACGGGCACGGGATCATGATGGATGACGTGGTCGCGGGGCTCTACGCCGGGTTTGCGCTGGTGATTCTCGCGGCGCTGTTCCAGCAGTTCTTCGTGCAGTAG
- a CDS encoding ABC transporter ATP-binding protein: MQDQTMHPQRPLGSPVLAMSGVAFGYPGEGRVLHDVELALAPGERVAIVGESGSGKSTLLHLAAGLEPADTGTVELAGQALAGLDEAARTRLRRAQVGIVFQSFHLIPTLTALENVMLPLELATDLDAAQRRERAAAQLAAVGLADKGGREPEQLSGGEQQRVAIARALVHRPALILADEPTGNLDSRTGEAVFGLLLEQVRATGCALLLVTHSDDLAGRLDRVLRMQDGHLQDLAAEASAT, translated from the coding sequence ATGCAGGATCAGACGATGCATCCCCAGCGACCGCTCGGCAGCCCGGTGCTCGCCATGAGTGGAGTGGCCTTCGGCTACCCCGGCGAGGGTCGCGTGCTGCATGACGTGGAGCTGGCGCTGGCACCCGGCGAGCGCGTGGCGATCGTCGGCGAGAGTGGCTCCGGCAAATCCACGCTGTTGCACCTGGCGGCCGGGCTGGAGCCGGCCGACACCGGCACGGTGGAACTGGCCGGTCAGGCGCTGGCGGGGCTGGACGAGGCGGCGCGTACGCGGCTGCGCCGAGCGCAGGTTGGGATCGTGTTTCAGTCGTTTCATCTGATCCCGACGCTCACGGCGCTGGAGAACGTGATGCTGCCGCTGGAGCTGGCGACGGATCTGGATGCCGCGCAGCGCCGTGAGCGGGCTGCGGCGCAGCTGGCAGCCGTGGGGCTCGCGGACAAGGGCGGGCGCGAACCGGAGCAGCTATCCGGCGGCGAGCAGCAGCGCGTGGCGATCGCACGGGCGCTGGTGCACCGGCCGGCGCTGATCCTGGCCGACGAGCCGACCGGCAACCTCGACTCGCGCACCGGAGAGGCGGTGTTCGGCCTGCTGCTGGAACAGGTGCGTGCGACCGGCTGCGCGCTGTTGCTGGTTACGCATAGCGATGACCTGGCCGGGCGTCTGGACCGGGTGCTGCGCATGCAGGACGGCCACCTGCAGGATCTCGCCGCGGAAGCCTCGGCGACGTGA
- the ribE gene encoding 6,7-dimethyl-8-ribityllumazine synthase — protein MHEIETLEGEFTDAANHRYGLLLARFNSLIVERLLEGAVDTLKRHGVAEKNLTIARVPGAYELPLAAQAMARSGRYDAVIALGCVIRGSTPHFDYVAGEAAKGLAQVQMAEDLPISFGVLTTDSIEQAIERAGTKAGNKGADAAMGAIEMVSLMRKLRADS, from the coding sequence ATGCACGAGATCGAGACCCTGGAAGGCGAGTTCACGGATGCCGCCAACCATCGCTACGGCCTGCTGCTGGCGCGCTTCAACAGCCTGATCGTCGAGCGCCTGCTGGAAGGCGCGGTCGACACCCTGAAGCGCCACGGCGTGGCGGAGAAGAACCTGACCATCGCACGCGTGCCCGGCGCCTACGAGCTGCCGCTGGCGGCGCAGGCGATGGCGCGCTCCGGCCGTTATGACGCGGTGATCGCGCTGGGCTGCGTGATCCGGGGCTCGACCCCGCACTTTGACTATGTCGCGGGCGAGGCCGCCAAGGGCCTGGCCCAGGTGCAGATGGCCGAGGACCTGCCGATCAGCTTTGGCGTGCTGACGACCGACTCCATCGAGCAGGCCATCGAACGCGCCGGCACCAAGGCCGGCAACAAGGGCGCGGATGCCGCAATGGGCGCGATCGAGATGGTCAGCCTGATGCGCAAGCTGCGCGCCGACTCCTAA
- the msrP gene encoding protein-methionine-sulfoxide reductase catalytic subunit MsrP, with protein sequence MLIRTRRRSDPARSEITPKAIYQRRREFLRAGVGLGAGLALGGLGMAVPATAALRGFELDFEPSDYSTDELKTPYEEITSYNNFFEMGPGKGDPKTYADQLKTDPWTIKVDGLCDNPGEYAVEDFISPWSLEERIYRMRCVEGWSMVIPWIGFELNRIIDKAEPRGDARYVAFESIYDPDNLRGQRRRRGSGGLQWPYTEGLRMDEAMHPLTILAVGLYDEVLPNQNGAPIRLVVPWKYGFKSIKSIKHIRFVEDEPPTLWNQAQPDEYGFYSNVNPDVDHPRWSQRTERRIGEFRRRRTEMFNGYGDEVASMYEGMDLTEYF encoded by the coding sequence ATGCTGATTCGTACGCGGCGGCGTTCCGATCCCGCCCGCAGCGAAATTACCCCGAAGGCAATCTACCAGCGACGGCGGGAATTCCTGCGCGCGGGTGTAGGGCTGGGTGCCGGTCTGGCCCTGGGCGGGCTGGGCATGGCGGTCCCGGCGACGGCTGCTTTGCGCGGCTTTGAGCTTGATTTCGAGCCCAGTGATTACTCCACCGACGAGTTGAAGACGCCGTACGAGGAGATCACCAGCTACAACAACTTCTTCGAGATGGGGCCGGGCAAGGGCGATCCCAAGACCTATGCCGACCAGCTGAAGACGGATCCCTGGACCATCAAGGTGGATGGGCTGTGCGACAACCCGGGTGAGTACGCGGTGGAGGACTTCATCAGTCCCTGGTCGCTGGAGGAGCGGATCTACCGCATGCGTTGTGTCGAGGGCTGGTCGATGGTGATCCCGTGGATCGGCTTCGAGCTGAACCGCATCATCGACAAGGCCGAGCCCCGGGGCGATGCCCGCTATGTGGCCTTCGAGAGTATTTACGACCCGGACAACCTGCGCGGCCAGCGCCGACGCCGCGGCAGTGGCGGGCTGCAGTGGCCTTATACCGAGGGCCTGCGCATGGACGAGGCGATGCACCCGCTGACGATCCTCGCCGTAGGGCTGTACGACGAGGTGCTGCCGAACCAGAACGGGGCGCCGATCCGTCTGGTCGTGCCCTGGAAGTATGGTTTCAAGAGCATCAAGTCCATCAAACACATCCGCTTCGTCGAGGACGAGCCGCCGACCCTGTGGAATCAGGCGCAGCCCGATGAATACGGCTTCTACAGCAACGTGAACCCGGACGTGGATCACCCGCGCTGGTCGCAGCGCACCGAGCGGCGCATTGGCGAGTTTCGCCGTCGGCGCACGGAGATGTTCAACGGGTATGGGGATGAAGTCGCCTCGATGTACGAGGGGATGGACCTGACCGAGTATTTCTGA
- a CDS encoding sulfite oxidase heme-binding subunit YedZ, translating into MLLLSLVPAVWIGLRALGWFGGLGANPIEKLLELSGTHAMIALLIALAVTPLRQMTGLAWITRLRRMLGLVAFGYVTAHALTWLGLDLFFDWELVLYDLTERPFVMVGFAAWVILLALAVTSTDGAQRWLRKKWVWLHRGVYVAGVLAILHFLWLARADYGEVALYAAILAFLLGWRAVHSWISARTVRARRAATAS; encoded by the coding sequence GTGCTGCTGCTCTCGCTCGTGCCCGCGGTCTGGATTGGCCTGCGCGCGCTCGGATGGTTCGGCGGGCTGGGGGCGAACCCCATCGAGAAGCTGCTGGAGCTCTCCGGCACCCACGCGATGATCGCGCTGCTGATCGCGCTGGCCGTGACCCCGCTGCGGCAGATGACGGGGCTGGCCTGGATTACCCGGTTGCGCCGGATGCTGGGGCTGGTGGCGTTCGGCTATGTCACCGCGCATGCCCTGACCTGGCTGGGGCTGGACCTGTTCTTCGACTGGGAGCTGGTGCTCTACGACCTGACCGAGCGGCCGTTCGTGATGGTCGGCTTTGCCGCCTGGGTGATCCTGCTCGCCCTGGCGGTAACCTCCACCGACGGGGCACAGCGCTGGCTCCGCAAGAAATGGGTCTGGCTGCACCGCGGGGTGTACGTGGCCGGGGTGCTGGCGATCCTGCATTTTCTCTGGCTGGCGCGGGCGGACTATGGCGAGGTCGCGCTGTACGCCGCGATCCTGGCCTTCCTGCTCGGCTGGCGGGCGGTCCATTCCTGGATCTCGGCGCGAACGGTGCGGGCACGCAGGGCCGCCACCGCTTCCTGA
- a CDS encoding PA3496 family putative envelope integrity protein: protein MDLNLDTGFDSTEDLTGLFENPLVNDRGPSKHAARRALERMMEERALRAHLQDDFDLDHASDPLDW, encoded by the coding sequence ATGGACCTCAATCTCGATACCGGTTTCGACAGCACCGAAGACCTCACCGGCCTGTTCGAGAACCCGCTCGTCAACGACCGCGGCCCGAGCAAACACGCCGCCCGCCGTGCCCTCGAACGCATGATGGAAGAACGCGCCCTGCGCGCCCACCTGCAGGACGACTTCGACCTCGACCACGCCAGCGACCCACTGGACTGGTAG
- the nusB gene encoding transcription antitermination factor NusB codes for MDQCFPKRVGAVHAVSESHNPSQPAGKNPRQGGRGKRPHSTPEQRARHARSVARRRAMQALYSWQMTAAEPKDILAEFRDDEEHAKADAEYFREILIGVTRNREALDARMEPYLGRPLDQLDPVERALLWLGQWELAERIDVPYRVVINEAVDLAKRFGAEQSHRYINGVLDRLSADLRGPERSVQR; via the coding sequence ATGGATCAGTGTTTCCCTAAGCGAGTGGGTGCCGTACACGCCGTGAGTGAATCCCATAACCCTTCGCAGCCCGCAGGCAAGAACCCGCGCCAGGGCGGGCGGGGCAAACGCCCGCACAGTACGCCCGAGCAGCGTGCCCGCCACGCACGCTCGGTTGCGCGCCGCCGTGCCATGCAGGCCCTGTATTCCTGGCAGATGACGGCGGCCGAGCCCAAGGACATCCTGGCCGAGTTTCGCGACGACGAGGAACACGCCAAGGCCGACGCCGAATACTTCCGCGAGATCCTGATCGGTGTGACACGCAACCGCGAGGCCCTGGATGCCCGTATGGAGCCGTACCTGGGCCGTCCGCTGGATCAGCTCGACCCGGTCGAGCGGGCCCTGCTGTGGCTCGGCCAGTGGGAGCTCGCCGAGCGCATCGATGTGCCCTATCGCGTAGTGATCAACGAGGCGGTGGACCTGGCCAAGCGTTTCGGCGCCGAGCAGTCGCACCGCTACATCAACGGGGTGCTGGATCGGCTCTCTGCCGACCTGCGCGGCCCCGAGCGTTCCGTTCAACGCTGA
- the thiL gene encoding thiamine-phosphate kinase, translating into MTGPDSEFDLIRRYFAEPAGTSPDVRLGIGDDAALLGVQAGHELVVSVDTMVEGTHYFPDHPPASLGHKALAANLSDLAAMGADPLGAVLSLTLPSVDHDWLAAFSRGFLALAEQASVPLVGGDTTRGPGAISVTVLGQVPAGQALRRAGARPGDRLVVSGALGGAAAGLAFEKQRRAQGRPPDEESPDCARLFWPSARLALGRGLRNRARAVIDISDGLLADLGHLAAACGCGARVDWSQLPVDPLLEGQPEEMVRDCVLAGGEDYELLFALPPTEPLELLSLSVRTSLTVIGEFTSGSDIEVVDAHGARLDVARRGHDHFAG; encoded by the coding sequence ATGACCGGTCCCGACTCCGAATTCGATCTGATCCGGCGCTACTTTGCCGAACCTGCCGGGACCAGCCCGGACGTGCGCCTGGGCATTGGCGATGACGCCGCGCTGCTTGGGGTGCAGGCCGGCCACGAGCTGGTCGTCAGCGTGGATACGATGGTCGAGGGGACGCACTACTTCCCCGACCACCCGCCGGCCAGCCTGGGGCACAAGGCCCTGGCCGCCAACCTGAGCGATCTTGCTGCGATGGGGGCCGATCCGCTTGGGGCGGTCCTGTCCCTGACCCTGCCTTCCGTCGACCATGACTGGCTGGCGGCCTTCAGCCGCGGCTTTCTGGCATTGGCCGAACAGGCCTCGGTTCCGCTGGTCGGTGGCGATACGACGCGTGGCCCCGGGGCAATCAGCGTGACTGTGCTGGGTCAGGTCCCGGCCGGGCAGGCCCTGCGGCGCGCCGGTGCCCGCCCCGGTGACCGCCTGGTAGTCAGCGGCGCACTGGGCGGGGCGGCCGCGGGCCTCGCCTTTGAGAAGCAGCGCCGGGCGCAGGGCCGGCCACCGGACGAGGAGTCCCCGGACTGCGCCCGCCTGTTCTGGCCGAGTGCGCGCCTGGCACTGGGGCGTGGCTTGCGCAATCGGGCGCGCGCCGTCATCGATATCTCGGACGGGCTGTTGGCGGACCTCGGCCATCTGGCCGCGGCATGCGGCTGCGGTGCCCGGGTCGACTGGTCGCAGCTGCCGGTCGATCCGTTGCTGGAAGGGCAGCCCGAGGAAATGGTTCGCGATTGTGTGCTCGCCGGTGGCGAGGACTACGAACTGCTGTTTGCCTTGCCGCCCACCGAGCCGCTGGAGCTGCTGAGCCTGAGCGTGCGCACCTCGCTGACCGTGATCGGCGAGTTCACCAGCGGCAGCGATATCGAGGTGGTGGACGCCCATGGCGCGCGGCTGGACGTCGCGCGCCGGGGCCACGATCATTTCGCGGGCTAG
- a CDS encoding FtsX-like permease family protein, protein MSSLLVKAWLRDWRRRPLQRLLTLVGVVIAVAVVLAVDLANQSAQRAFDRSMDEVAGTATHQILGPARGFDETHYRDLRLAGWRDTAPIVEGPARLPDGRTIYVLGVDPLAEGPFRGAASDIGDAPVQRLVTEPGTILPPSGWWVGSGMAHEDRLALETAAGRFEVTLLEREAERDEPAAESDDEGGSLWVTDIATAQTLLGRPGRLDRVDVRLDDADIGAFAERLPNGLELVPVAARDQASRELAQAFRINLTAMSLLALLIAAFLIYNTQTFAVLRRREVLASLRLVGAGRRALFGVVMLEALLVGVIGTLLGVLVGIGLAQVLVGQVAQTVTDHFFVVAVTEVTPRPLALLAVIALGVGLSLLAALAPAWEAARAASPGSFGRGRLERWARRGLRGLALAAVVLLAAGGVMLLLGTGGLVGSFVALFLLITGFVLLLPLVLAGVLRGLARLGRGQTLPRIGVRSLERSLSRSAPATSALTLALAAAISVSVMVGSFRDSVEQWLGQALTSDVYVVPVAPAAARSGARLPADWGETLARIAEAESVSTGSSQDTPSDVGMIDLYVVEPHPVWLEYLPLLEAEATGEALDRRLRETDAVLVTEPFAAHHDVGVGDRLEIRVEGGRRMFQVAGVYRDYGSPQGTVLMLGERFYAGTPGAEEVGSFGLRLPEGADADAVIERLETWLAEREMAAMVTRPGDIEQESMAIFDRTFAITHLLRVITLLVAFIAILGALMALQMERAREFATLRSLGLLPGGVRGLVVFQGAVLGAFAALAAIPLGLGMGWLLIEVINREAFGWGMDLRWAGREIAETVALGVGAALLAALIPAWRMARMRLVPALREVP, encoded by the coding sequence GTGAGCTCGCTGCTGGTAAAGGCCTGGCTGCGCGACTGGCGCAGGCGCCCGCTGCAGCGGCTGCTGACGCTGGTGGGCGTGGTGATCGCCGTGGCCGTGGTGCTGGCGGTGGATCTGGCCAACCAGTCGGCGCAGCGCGCGTTCGACCGTTCGATGGACGAGGTGGCGGGCACGGCCACGCACCAGATTCTGGGGCCGGCCCGGGGTTTCGACGAGACACATTACCGTGATCTGCGGCTGGCCGGCTGGCGCGATACCGCGCCGATCGTGGAGGGACCCGCGCGGCTGCCGGACGGGCGCACGATCTATGTGCTGGGCGTCGATCCGCTGGCCGAGGGCCCGTTCCGCGGGGCGGCCTCGGATATCGGGGATGCCCCGGTGCAGCGGCTGGTGACCGAGCCGGGCACGATCCTGCCGCCGAGTGGCTGGTGGGTGGGCTCCGGGATGGCGCATGAGGACCGCCTGGCGCTCGAGACCGCCGCCGGGCGCTTCGAGGTCACGCTGCTCGAACGCGAGGCGGAGCGTGACGAACCGGCGGCCGAGTCAGACGACGAGGGTGGCTCGCTGTGGGTCACGGATATCGCCACCGCACAGACGTTGCTCGGCCGGCCGGGACGGCTCGATCGTGTCGACGTACGCCTCGATGATGCCGACATCGGCGCCTTCGCGGAGCGATTGCCGAATGGTCTGGAACTCGTGCCAGTGGCGGCGCGCGACCAGGCCTCGCGCGAGCTGGCGCAGGCCTTCCGCATCAACCTGACGGCGATGAGCCTGCTGGCGCTGCTGATTGCAGCCTTCCTGATCTACAACACCCAGACCTTTGCGGTGCTGCGCCGACGCGAGGTGCTGGCGAGCCTGCGCCTGGTGGGGGCCGGTCGGCGGGCGCTGTTCGGCGTGGTGATGCTGGAGGCCTTGCTGGTCGGTGTGATCGGCACGCTGCTGGGGGTGCTGGTCGGGATCGGTCTGGCGCAGGTGCTGGTCGGCCAGGTCGCGCAGACGGTGACGGATCATTTCTTTGTGGTGGCGGTGACTGAGGTGACGCCGCGCCCGCTGGCGCTGCTGGCGGTGATCGCTTTGGGGGTGGGGCTGTCGCTGCTGGCGGCGCTGGCCCCGGCCTGGGAGGCGGCACGGGCGGCCAGCCCTGGCAGCTTTGGGCGCGGGCGGCTGGAGCGCTGGGCACGGCGCGGCCTGCGCGGCCTGGCCTTGGCGGCGGTCGTGCTGCTGGCGGCGGGTGGCGTGATGCTGCTGCTCGGGACCGGGGGGCTGGTGGGCAGCTTCGTCGCGCTGTTCCTGCTGATCACTGGCTTTGTGCTGCTGCTCCCGCTGGTGCTGGCCGGGGTCCTGCGCGGTCTGGCGCGGCTGGGTCGCGGGCAGACGCTCCCGCGCATCGGGGTGCGCAGTCTGGAGCGGAGCCTGTCGCGCAGCGCGCCGGCGACCTCCGCGCTGACGCTGGCCCTGGCGGCCGCGATCAGCGTGTCGGTAATGGTCGGGAGCTTTCGCGACAGCGTGGAGCAGTGGCTGGGGCAGGCGCTTACCTCGGATGTGTACGTGGTGCCGGTGGCGCCGGCCGCGGCGCGCAGTGGGGCGCGCCTCCCCGCGGACTGGGGGGAGACGCTCGCCCGGATCGCGGAGGCGGAGTCGGTCAGCACCGGCTCCAGCCAGGACACACCGAGTGACGTCGGGATGATCGATCTCTACGTGGTCGAGCCGCACCCGGTCTGGCTGGAGTACCTGCCGCTGCTGGAGGCCGAGGCCACGGGCGAAGCACTCGACCGGCGCCTGCGCGAGACCGATGCGGTACTGGTCACCGAGCCCTTTGCGGCCCATCACGACGTGGGTGTGGGCGACCGGCTGGAGATCCGCGTGGAGGGCGGACGGCGGATGTTCCAGGTGGCGGGCGTGTATCGCGACTACGGCAGTCCGCAGGGCACGGTGCTGATGCTGGGTGAGCGGTTCTACGCGGGCACGCCCGGCGCCGAGGAGGTGGGTTCGTTTGGGCTGCGCCTGCCCGAGGGCGCGGATGCCGACGCGGTGATCGAGCGCCTGGAGACTTGGCTGGCCGAGCGCGAGATGGCGGCCATGGTCACGCGCCCCGGCGATATCGAGCAGGAGTCGATGGCGATCTTCGACCGTACCTTTGCGATCACGCATCTGCTGCGGGTGATCACGCTGCTGGTCGCGTTCATCGCGATCCTCGGGGCGCTGATGGCCCTGCAGATGGAACGCGCGCGTGAATTCGCCACGCTGCGCAGCCTTGGCCTTCTGCCCGGCGGGGTGCGCGGACTGGTGGTGTTTCAGGGCGCGGTGCTGGGCGCCTTCGCAGCGCTGGCCGCGATCCCGTTGGGGCTGGGCATGGGCTGGCTGCTGATCGAGGTGATCAACCGCGAGGCCTTCGGCTGGGGCATGGACCTGCGCTGGGCAGGCCGCGAGATTGCCGAGACCGTCGCCCTGGGCGTGGGGGCCGCGCTGCTGGCGGCGCTGATCCCGGCCTGGCGCATGGCACGCATGCGGCTGGTGCCCGCTTTGCGGGAGGTGCCGTGA